Proteins encoded by one window of Vigna radiata var. radiata cultivar VC1973A chromosome 5, Vradiata_ver6, whole genome shotgun sequence:
- the LOC106759917 gene encoding uncharacterized protein LOC106759917, with protein sequence METLFSLSSLSSLKFTVRASWDTKQRLPYNPNAPRKLKKNIVSTPTPSSAAPITRKRDQYISDLLKRATPLPTIAHVEEEQDETYLGYEKWLPTPPKVVKPRSVFNAATLAYIGDCIYELYARRHFLFPPLSIEEYNVRVMAVVRCEAQDALLQKLVESNFLSDQERDVLRWGKNIVSSKTKTKKRAGTAVYSRASSLETLVGYLYLTNVNRLEKLMLELGFSVDSSETLNIEEIIADELNNR encoded by the exons CAGAGACTCCCTTACAACCCCAACGCTCCCAGAAAGCTTAAGAAGAACATCGTTTCCACTCCTACTCCTTCTTCCGCTGCACCAATTACTCGGAAGAGGGACCAATACATTTCTGATCTTCTCAAGCGCGCGACTCCTCTCCCCACTATAG CTCATGTAGAAGAAGAGCAAGACGAAACTTATCTAGGATACGAGAAATGGCTGCCAACTCCACCAAAAGTGGTGAAGCCTCGATCCGTGTTTAACGCTGCTACTCTGGCCTACATCGGCGATTGCATATACGAG CTATACGCTCGTAGGCACTTTTTATTTCCTCCCCTAAGTATTGAAGAATACAATGTTCGGGTTATGGCAGTTGTGCGTTGTGAGGCTcaa GATGCATTGCTGCAGAAACTTGTCGAAAGTAACTTCTTATCAGATCAGGAGAG GGATGTTCTTCGATGGGGAAAAAACATAGTTTCCAGCAAAACTAAGACCAAAAAACGTGCTGGTACAGCTGTGTATAGCAGAGCATCTTCACTAGAAACATTA GTTGGTTATCTGTATTTGACAAATGTGAATCGCTTGGAAAAGCTAATGCTAGAGTTGGGATTCTCAGTTGACTCTTCAGAGACTTTGAATATTGAAGAAATAATA GCAGATGAATTGAACAATAGATAA
- the LOC106762258 gene encoding beta-galactosidase 1, with amino-acid sequence MVMCFKLVIWSWVLLLVCSLTGSAEASVSYDSKAITINGQRRILISGSIHYPRSTPEMWPDLIQKAKEGGLDVIQTYVFWNGHEPSPGKYYFEGNYDLVKFIKLVQQAGLYVHLRIGPYVCAEWNFGGFPVWLKYIPGISFRTDNEPFKNQMQKFTTKIVDLMKAERLYESQGGPIIMSQIENEYGPVEYEIGAAGKSYTKWAAEMAMGLGTGVPWIMCKQDDTPDPLINTCNGFYCDYFSPNKAYKPKMWTEAWTGWFTEFGGPVPYRPAEDLAFSVARFLQKGGSFVNYYMYHGGTNFGRTAGGPFIATSYDYDAPLDEYGLLRQPKWGHLKDLHRAIKMCEPALVSGDPTVTNLGNYQEAHVFKAKSGACAAFLANYNPKSYATVAFGSMHYNLPPWSISILPDCKHTIYNTARVGSQSAQMKMTGVPIHGGLSWLSFNEETTTTEDSSFTMTGLLEQLNTTRDLSDYLWYSTDVVLDSGEGFLTNGKDPILTVFSAGHALHVFINGQLSGTSYGSLEFPKLTFSQGVKLRVGINKISLLSVAVGLPNVGPHFETWNAGVLGPISLSGLNEGRRDLSWQKWSYKVGLKGETLSLHSISGSSSVEWIEGSLFSRRQPLTWYKTTFDAPAGTAPLALDMGSMGKGQVWLNGQNLGRYWPAYKASGTCDYCDYAGTYNENKCRSNCGEASQRWYHVPQSWLKPTGNLLVVFEELGGDPDGIFLVRRDIDSVCADIYEWQPNLISYQMQVAGKPPVRPKVHLSCSPGQKISSIKFASFGTPLGSCGNFHEGSCHAHKSYDAFQRNCVGQNWCAVTVSPENFGGDPCPNVMKKLSVEAICS; translated from the exons ATGGTGATGTGCTTCAAGCTCGTAATATGGAGCTGGGTGCTGCTTCTTGTTTGTTCTCTCACTGGTTCTGCTGAGGCCTCAGTGTCTTATGACTCAAAGGCTATCACCATTAATGGCCAGAGAAGGATCCTCATTTCTGGATCCATTCATTACCCAAGGAGCACCCCTGAG ATGTGGCCAGATCTTATTCAGAAGGCCAAGGAGGGAGGGTTGGATGTGATTCAGACTTATGTTTTCTGGAATGGGCACGAGCCTTCACCTGGCAAG TATTATTTTGAGGGGAACTATGACCTGGTGAAGTTCATAAAGCTGGTGCAGCAAGCGGGCCTTTATGTTCATCTCAGGATTGGTCCTTATGTCTGTGCTGAGTGGAACTTTGG GGGTTTCCCTGTTTGGCTAAAGTACATTCCAGGAATCAGCTTCAGAACAGACAATGAACCTTTTAAG AATCAAATGCAAAAGTTTACCACGAAGATTGTTGATTTGATGAAAGCGGAGAGGTTATACGAGTCTCAGGGAGGTCCAATAATTATGTCACAG ATTGAAAATGAATATGGACCTGTAGAGTATGAAATTGGTGCTGCGGGTAAATCTTATACAAAATGGGCAGCAGAGATGGCTATGGGACTTGGTACTGGGGTTCCATGGATCATGTGCAAGCAGGATGATACTCCTGATCCTCTT ATTAACACTTGCAATGGCTTCTACTGTGATTATTTCTCTCCAAACAAGGCTTACAAGCCAAAGATGTGGACAGAAGCTTGGACTGGCTG GTTTACGGAGTTTGGAGGTCCAGTTCCTTATCGACCTGCTGAAGACTTAGCATTTTCAGTTGCAAGGTTTCTACAGAAAGGAGGATCATTTGTAAACTATTACATG TATCATGGGGGAACAAACTTCGGTCGAACTGCCGGTGGTCCCTTTATTGCAACAAGCTATGATTATGATGCACCACTTGATGAATATG GATTGCTCAGACAACCAAAGTGGGGTCATCTGAAGGATTTACACAGAGCAATAAAAATGTGTGAACCAGCCTTAGTATCAGGAGATCCTACTGTAACAAATCTTGGAAACTATCAAGAG GCTCATGTGTTTAAAGCAAAGTCAGGAGCTTGTGCTGCATTCCTTGCAAACTATAACCCAAAATCTTATGCAACAGTGGCCTTTGGAAGTATGCATTACAACTTGCCTCCTTGGTCTATAAGCATTCTTCCTGACTGCAAGCACACTATTTATAACACTGCAAgg GTCGGTTCTCAGAGTGCCCAGATGAAGATGACTGGTGTTCCTATTCATGGCGGACTCTCCTGGCTATCATTCAATGAAGAAACTACTACTACTGAGGATAGTTCCTTCACCATGACTGGCCTGTTAGAGCAGTTAAATACAACAAGAGATTTATCTGACTACTTGTGGTACTCTACAGA tgtTGTGCTTGATTCCGGAGAAGGGTTTCTGACAAACGGAAAGGATCCTATTCTTACCGTGTTTTCAGCTGGGCATGCTTTGCATGTTTTTATAAATGGTCAACTATCAG GAACTTCATATGGAAGCTTAGAATTCCCTAAACTGACATTTAGTCAAGGAGTGAAGCTCAGAGTCGGTATTAACAAGATCTCTCTTCTAAGTGTTGCAGTCGGACTCCCG AATGTTGGACCTCATTTTGAAACATGGAATGCCGGTGTTCTTGGCCCAATATCATTAAGTGGTCTCAACGAAGGGAGAAGGGACTTGTCTTGGCAGAAATGGTCTTACAAG GTTGGTCTTAAAGGTGAAACCTTGAGTCTCCATTCTATCAGTGGAAGTTCCTCAGTGGAGTGGATTGAGGGATCTTTATTTTCTAGAAGACAGCCTTTGACTTGGTACAAA ACAACTTTCGATGCACCAGCTGGCACCGCACCATTGGCTTTAGACATGGGGAGCATGGGTAAGGGTCAAGTATGGTTAAATGGACAGAATCTTGGCCGCTACTGGCCTGCTTATAAGGCTTCTGGTACCTGTGATTATTGTGACTATGCTGGAACTTACAATGAGAATAAATGCAGAAGCAACTGTGGCGAGGCCTCTCAAAGATG GTATCATGTTCCTCAGTCATGGCTAAAGCCCACAGGAAATTTATTGGTTGTGTTTGAAGAGCTAGGTGGAGATCCGGATGGAATCTTTTTGGTTAGAAGGGATATAGATAGTGTTTGTGCTGATATTTATGAGTGGCAGCCTAACCTTATAAGTTATCAGATGCAAGTTGCTGGCAAACCACCTGTGAGACCAAAAGTTCATTTATCATGTAGCCCTGGACAGAAAATCTCATCCATCAAATTTGCCAGCTTTGGTACTCCACTGGGTTCTTGTGGAAACTTCCATGAAGGAAGCTGTCATGCTCACAAGTCTTATGATGCATTTCAAAGG AATTGTGTTGGACAAAACTGGTGCGCAGTAACAGTGTCACCTGAAAATTTTGGAGGAGATCCATGTCCAAATGTCATGAAGAAACTCTCAGTGGAAGCTATTTGTTCCTGA